The DNA window CGTGAGCAAGCAAAAAGCCGCGCTGAGCATCAAATGGAGAATCCTCATCCTCGCCCTGCTCGGCCCCGTGCTGGTGGCAAGCATTATGGCCTGGCAACGCATCAGTGATATCCGGAGTGATGCCATAGACGCCACCATCCAGAAAAGCCGCGCCCTTGTCCTCATGGCCGAGGCAACGCGGGAAGAAATGTCCCGCAAGCTGAGCATCGGTGTTATCAAACCCTTTGACGAACTGCCTTCCGACAAAGTTATCGAAGCCGTTCCCGTGGTCACCGCCATGCGCACCGCCGCCCTTAAGGCAGAAGAGGCCGGCTACCAGTTGCGCGTTCCCAAGGTATCGCCCCGCAACCCCGTGAACACGCCAACGGCGCTGGAACTGGAGGTGCTCCGCGAATTCACCAGAACCAATCAGCCCGAAAAAATTATAGTCACCAATGATCTGGTCCGCTTTTTCCGCCCCATCCGGCTGACGCAGGAATGCCTGTACTGCCACGGCGACCCCAAAGGGGAACGCGATGCCGTGGGCGGCATAAAAGAAGGCTGGAAAGTGGGCGAAATCCACGGCGCATTCCAGATCATCAGCTCTCTGGATGAGGTAAACGCCGCCGTCACCCGCGCCCAGTTCACCATCGCCGGAGTCACATCGGGCATCCTGCTGCTCATCTTCGGCGTTGTCTGGTCTCTCATGAACCGGAACATCATCTCTCCCCTGCTGCGTATTCAGGGCTTTGCCGTATCTGTTGCAGGCGGCAACCTGAACGCCAGGCCGGAAGGCGACTTCCCCGCCGAACTGGGCGAGGTGAAAGACTCCATCGAATCCATGGTGGGCAACCTGAAAACCAAGATGCAGGAAGCCGGAGAAAAAACCGTGGAGGCGGCCGCCCAGACCACACGGGCCGAAGCGGCGCTGGAAGAGGCGCGGCAGCAGGGAGAAAAGGCTTCTTCCCTGCTCACAACCATGCAGCATGTGGCTTCCGAGGCGGCAGACATCGCCAACAAAGTCTCCCTTGCGGCAGAAGCCCTTTCCGCTCAGGTGGACGAAGTTTCCGCAGGTATGGAACAGCAATCCGCCCGCACCGGCGAAACGGCAACCGCCATGGAAGAAATGAACGCCACCGTGCTGGAGGTCGCCCGCAGCTCAGGCAACTCAGCCGCCAGCGCGGAAGCCGCCCGCGAACAGGCCCTCACCGGCTCGAAGATCGTGGAAGATTCCGTGGCCGCCATCAGCAAGGTGCATGAGCAGGCCCAGACCCTCAAGCAGGAAATGACCCTGCTCGGCAAGCAGGCTGACGACATAACCCGCATCATGGACGTCATTTCCGACATCGCGGACCAGACCAACCTGCTTGCGCTGAACGCCGCCATAGAAGCCGCCCGCGCGGGCGATGCCGGACGCGGTTTTGCCGTGGTGGCGGACGAGGTGCGCAAGCTGGCAGAAAAGACCATGCAGGCCACCAAGGAAGTGGGGCAGGCCATCCACGCCATACAGGCGAGCGCGCGCACCAACATCCAGAGCATGGACGCGGCTGCCGAAAGCGTGGAAAAGGCCACCGCACTGGCAAGCCAGTCGGGAGCGGCGCTGGAAAAGATTGTGCATCTTTCCGAGGACAACTCCGATCAGGTGCGGGCCATTGCCACGGCGGCAGAGCAGCAGTCCGCCACCAGCGAAGAGATAAACCGCGCGGTGGACGACATAAGCCGCATCGCCGGAGAAACGGCAGACGGCATGACACAGGCGGCGGAAGCCGTAAGCAGCCTTGCCGAACTGGCAAAAAAGCTGGAATCCCTTATCACGGAGATGCGCGGCACATCCCGCTGACCTGCGGCAACACGCGCGTACGTCCACGCACTACTCACACTGTCCCCGGCGGCGTCATGCTGCCGGGGATTTCTTCTGCAGTCCTTTCTCCTGCACACCGCCGCCCGCACCTCATCACGCAGGCGCAGCCAATTCCCTGCCTAAGACCGTTGCTGCACTATAACCGCTGCACGCTCCTTCTGTAATAATTCCTGACTGCTGCGGGAGGAAATAAAACACGCTTCAGCCGCTCATTTTTACACGTTTTTTTTCCGAAATTTCGTGCCCAAAACCGTGCCCACCGCGTGTTTGACCGATCAATCCAAGCATTAACCTCCTGAAAACAGAAGAGACTTGGCCGTCCATGTGCGGGAATGCAAAAGAACAAGACCTTCTTTTCAAAATTTGCAAAATGGTCTAAACCAATCCAGCCAACAGATATCTTTCGTATTTTGTGCAGTTCGCCTTAACACCAAGTTTCGAGGAAGGTGTACCTTGTCAAAGAGATACTTTCCCATTGCAGTGCTGACCGGTATTCTGGCAGCCGTGGCCCTTTTCGGCTACATGACCCCGACCCAGTCGGAGGCAGTCCCCACCCGCGTTCTTCTCGACAACGCGGGCGGCAAGGTTGTCTTCAATCATGTTGTCCATGCAAGGGACTACGACATTGCCTGCGAAACCTGTCACCACGAGACCGTAGCAGGGGACACAGAACCCCTTTCCTGCGGTCAATGCCATGGGGCCGAAGTCACCGCCGCATGGGTAACGGGGCATGAAGCCTCCTTCCCCAAAGACCTTCAGTGCGTAACCTGCCACCATGTCGAATTCGCCAAGAATCATGACTGGGGCCACAAAATGCATGAGGACATAGCCTCCTGTACAGACTGCCACCACGAAGACACCAGCATTGAACCGGAACCGATGAACTGCGCCGACTGCCACAGTTCCGAAGCAAGCGGGGCCCTGCTCTCGCTGCGCGATGCCGTGCACGTGAAGTGTCAGGCCTGCCATCAGGACATGTTCGACGAGCAGCTCAAGGGCTGCGGCAACTGCCATGGCGAGCAGAACCAGAAGGACGCCCTCAGCGCCGGCATGCTGGACAAAAAGTTCACCAAGTGCACTTACTGCCACAGCGACAAGGCACTGGAAGAAGTCATCCCCAACCGGATGACCGCTCTGCACGACAGTTGCATGGGGTGTCATGAGGAAAAGGCCGTCGGTCCTTACAAGAAGGACGAGTGTAACCAGTGTCATTTCCGGTAGGGTAGCATAATGAGTAACGCTAAATTCTCCCTGACCTACGGAGACAAGGGTAGCTTTCTTGACGGTCCTGTTCCCGCCGAACTCCGCATCCCGCTGGCCGGGCACGAGACAAAGACGGTGAAGAAAAAGGCCGTTGTGGGCGCTGGCACGCTGGTAGCGGACCACAAAAACGCCAAGACAGGCAACCTGCACTCCGGCATCCCCGGCACAGTGGCAGACATCACAGCAGACTGCGTTGTGGTGGCCGCGCTGGAAGCCCCGGCCGAGGGCGAGGCTCCGGCTGTTCCCGCATCTCCCGCTCCCGTAAACCTTGCGTCTCTGCAAGGCGAGCCCCTTGCCGCCGCACTTAAGGAACTGGGCGTGGACACCCGCCCCCTGCTCAAGAAGTGCGACACCCTGATCATTAACGGCCTGAACCCGGAACCCGGCATCACCTTTGCGGAGACCATGCTCTCTGCCCACAAGGCCACGCTGGAAGCCGGACTTGGCGTGCTGCGCAAGCTCTCCCCCGCCAGCAAGATGGTTCTTGCCTGCCCGGAAGGTGCCCAAACGTCTCTTTCCGGCGTCACCTCTGCGGGCGTCAAGGCGGAATACCCCAACAGTCTGGATGAGCTGCTCATCGCCAAGGTCAGCGGCAGCGAGAAGAGCTCCGGCTACCGGGTGCTGCCCCTGCACACGCTGTACAACCTCGGCCGCGTGGCCGAAACCGGCCTGCCGCTCACGGAAGCCGTGGTCAGCGTGCAGGGCGTGAACTACACCGTAAAAATCGGCACTCCCGTCAGCGTGCTGCTGCAGCACGCCGGGCACCAGATTGCCGACGGCGACATGGTCATCGTGGGCGGCCCCATGCGCGGCAGCGCAACAGCCAACCTCATGCTCGGCATCGGCAAGGATACGGCGGGCCTGTTCCTTATCAAACAAGGCACCTTTGCTCCCGTAACCAACCACCAGTGCATAAGCTGCGGCGAATGCGTGCTCAACTGTCCGGCCCGCATCATGCCCGGCCTCGTCTCCCGGTACGTGGAAGTGCGCCAGTACGACCACTGCACCAAGGAAGGCATCCAGCACTGCATGGAATGCGGCCTTTGCGCTTACTACTGCCCGGCCCGCAGGCCCATGCTGCAGATAATCAGACTCGGCAAACATCAGATTGCCCTTAAGGAAGCACAGGTAAGCGCCTGCTCCCTGCAGGGTGAAGAGGGGGTAGCATAATGGCTAAAGAAGCTTTGCCAGCCGCTCCGTTCCTCGCCGTAGGGGCTGCGCCCCACTTCCATTGCGGCACCAGCATACAGGGCATGATGCGTAATATCCTCATCGCCCTTGCTCCCGCCGTGGTGGGTGCGCTGTACTGGTATGGCATGGAAGCCGCGCGCGTCATGGCGCTTTCCGTTTCCACCGCCATAGTGGTTGAAGTTCTGGCCACCCGGCTCATGAACCGCGAAGTCATGGTAGACGACCTGCACGCCGTGGTTTACGGCCTGCTCTTCGCCTTCATTGTGCCCGCAGGCGCACCGTGGTGGCTGGTTGTGGCCGGCTCCACCGTGACCATGCTCATGGGCAAAATGCTGTTCGGCGAACTGGGCGGCTCTCCCGTGGCCGGTCCCGCCGTGGGCTGGGCGTTCTGCAGCGTTTCGTGGCCCATCTTTATGGACCCCGATGCCGTGCTGCTGAATACGGAAATGATCAACCCCCTTACCCAGCTCAAGTACTTCGGCGTGGATAAGGTGGCCGACTTCGGCATTCCCGCCCTCCTCTCCGGTGCCCAGCTGGGCGCACTGGGAGCGGCACAGGTGGGTGCGCTGCTCATCGGCGGCATCTACCTGATCGTGCGCGGCACCATCCGCTGGCAGGCCCCGGTGGGCTTCATCGTCGGCGTGCTGGGTCTCGGTTCGGTGTACTACTTCATCGATCCCACCGTGTACGCCAGCCCCCTGTTCCACCTGTTCACCGGCTCCACCGTTCTGGCGGCCTTCTTCCTGATGACAGACACCAACTCCTCCCCCGTAGGCTGCGTATCCCGTCTGGTATATGGCATCATCGGCGGGGTGCTGGTCATTCTCATCCGGACCTACGGCCAGTACCCGGACGGCGTCATGTTCGCGGTGCTGCTCTCCAACATGGTCAGCCCCCTCGTGGACCTGATCAAGCCCAAACCGTTTGGAGCGAGGTAGGCCATGCGTGAAATAATCAAAATGATCGTGGTTCTCTCCGCCATATGCGGCCTTTCCGGGTTCTGTCTCTCCTATCTCAAGCAGATGACGGCCCCGGCCATTGAAATGCAGGTTCTCACCTTCGTGCAGGGTCCGGCTATCCAGCAGGTGCTGGCCGATGCCGACAACGACCCCATCGCGGACAGAAAGAAGTTCGTCAATCCGGTTACCGGCAAAGAAATCAACGTGTTTCCCGCGCTCAAGGGCGGCAAGCTCGTTGCGCTGGCGCTTGAAGACTTCGGCGGCGGCTTTGGCGGCGACATCGGCGTTATGGTCGGCTTCAACGTGCAGAACGATACCCTCACCGGCATCGGCGTTACCACCATGAAGGAAACGCCGGGCCTCGGTACCGTTGTCGCGGACGCCCGGTTCACCAAGCAGTTCAGAAACCAGCCCATGGCCATCAGCCAGAAATCCGCAGGCGGACAGATAGACACACTGTCCGGCGCGACCATTTCCAGCCTCGGCGTCATCACGGCTGTGCAGAACGCGGCTAAGGTGTATCAGGCCCTCAAATCCGAAGCCACGGAAACCTGGCAGTAGCCGGCCGTGATCCTCTAAAGGAGAAAACAATGGCCAGTATGTGGAAAGAGTTTTCCAAAGGCTTGTGGGCTGAGCTGCCACCGTTCCGGCTGATGCTGGGCCTGTGCCCCATTCTCGCCGTGACCAAGTCCGCGGAAAACGGTCTGGGTATGGGGCTTGCGGTTATCTTCGTTCTGACCATGTCCAACGCGGTCATTTCGCTCATCCGCAACATCATCCCCAAAAAAGTCCGTATCGCCTGCTACATCGCCATCGCCGCCTCGCTGGTGGTTTCGGTAGAACTGCTCATGCAGGCATACACCTATCCTCTGTATCAGCAATTGGGCATCTTCGTGCCCCTTATCGTTGTGAACTGCCTCATTCTCGGCCGGGCAGAGGCCTTTGCGGGTAAAAACCCCGTGCATCTCGCCATCGCCGACGGTCTGGGCATGGGCATAGGCTTTACCCTGTCGCTCACCCTGCTGGGCGGCATCCGCGAGCTTCTGGGCCTTGGCACCCTGTTCGGGCGCGAAATATTCGGCCCCGGATTCCAGCCCGTGCACTTCATGGTAGAGGCCCCGGGCGCATTCGTCACTCTGGGTCTGCTGCTGGCGGGCATGAACATGCTGAACATCGTTCAGGCCAAACGGCGCGGCGAAAACCCCGCTGAAAACCCCATGCCCGGTTGCGACGCCTGTCGCGCCTGCGCCATGGGCCGGGAATAGGAGCGTAGTCCATGTTAGAGTACTTCCTGCTTCTCATTTCAGCCGTCTTCGTCAACAACGTCGTTCTGGCCCAATATCTGGGCCAGTGCCCCTACCTTGGGTGTTCCAAGGAAAAGGGCGTATCCATAGGCATGGGCGGCGCGGTTATCTTCGTCATGCTCATTGCCACGCCGATTACATGGCTCATTCAGTCTCTCGTGCTCATTCCGCTGGACCTCGGGTACTTGCAGACCATCATGTTTATTCTGGTCATCGCCTCCCTGGTCCAGCTTGTGGAAATGTTCCTCAAAAAGGCCATTCCGCCGCTGTACAGTTCGCTTGGCATCTTCCTGCCCCTGATTACGACCAACTGCGCCGTGCTCGGCGTCGCCATTCTGGTGCAGCGCAACTCGTATGACCTGGGCACGTCCGTCTACTACTCCTTCGCCACCGGGCTCGGCTTCATGCTGGCTCTGGTGCTTCTTGCCAGCATCCGTGAACGGATGGAGATATCCCGCCTGCCGCTGTCCATGAAAGGCGTTCCCGCCGGTCTGGTCATCGCGGGGATCATGTCCATGTCGTTCATGGCGTTTGCAGGCATGATTTAGGGTAGGGCGGATTCGCGGTAATTGACCCCCAAGCATGGGGGCAAACCACAAGGATAGCATTATGCTGACATCTGTGCTTTCTCTGCTGGCACTGGGCTTTATCGCCGCAGTCGTGCTCTCTGTGGCTTCCCGCGTGTTCTACGTGGAAGAAGACCCCAGAGTGGCTGCCGTGTCTGAAGCTCTGCCCGGCGCCAACTGCGGCGGTTGCGGCTTTGCAGGCTGCGATGCGTATGCAGCCGCCGTTATACAGGACCCATCGGTTTCTGCAGGGCTCTGCTGCGCCGGTGGCCCGGACGTGGCGGCCAAGGTGGGCGAACTGTCCGGCAAAGCCGCCGGCGGTGCCGACCCGCAGATATCCTTCCGCCGTTGCGTGAAGGACCAGGGCAAGGTTGCCAAAAAGTACGACTATCAGGGCCTCTCCTCCTGCGCGGCTTCCGCGCAGCTGGAAGACGGGCCTGACGCGTGCCGCTTCTCCTGCCTTGGCTTCGGCGACTGCGTTAAGGTGTGTAACTTCAACGCCATGTACATTGAAAACGACCTGGTACGGATAGATCCCGACAAATGCGTTGCCTGCGGCGCATGTGTGGGTGTCTGCCCCAACCATATTCTGGAGATGATCCCCCGCCGCGCCCGCGTTCAGGTCTTCTGTTCCACCAAGGACAAGATGAAGGACGTGATGAACGTGTGCGAGGCCGGTTGCATAAACTGCGGCAAGTGCATCAAAAAATGCCCCGCCACAGCCATCAGCAACCCGGACGGTCGCATCCAGATAGATCAGGCTGTCTGCCTTGCCTACGGGCCGGACTGCGAGGAAGCGTGCGTGGAGGCCTGCCCCCGCAACATCCTGCGTCTCATGTGCTCCGTAAGCTCGGCCGCCAAGGCGCGGGAAGCGGCAGCCGCCGCAGCCGCCGCCCCGGCACAGGCACCGGAACAACCCCAGCCCACTGCCTAAAGGAGCGAAGAGCATGTATACCAATCGTCGCCAGTTCCTCACGGCATGCGGTCTTCTCGGCCTCGGAGCCGCCGTGAACGGCGCGCTGCCCATGGTCTGCGAGGCCGCCCGCGTGGGCAAGGAACATTCCGTGCATCAGACACGTCTGATGATGGGCACCATCGTCACCATAACCGCCCTGCACGAATCGAAGCAGCTGGGCGAAGAGGCTGTCGGGCGCGCCTTTGAAGAAATTGCGCGCCTTGAGGGCATCTTCAGCCGCTACGATGCCGCAACGCCGGTTTCCGTCCTCAACGATCAAGGCAAGGTTTCCGGCATCCCCGCCGAACTTGCCGAGGTCATGGACCGCGCCCTGCGTTTCGGCTCCCTGTCGGACAACGCCTTCGACATCACCGTCAAACCCGTGGTAGATCTCTACCGCGCCAAGAAAAACCTGAACGGCGCACTTACCCTCTCAAAAGATGAGTTCGAACATGCCCTGTCTCTGGTGGGACATGACGGCGTGCGGGTTTCCGGCAGCAACGTGCGCCTTGCCCGTCAGGGCATGGGCATCACGCTGGACGGCATTGCCAAGGGCTACATCGTGGATAAGGCTTCCGCCGTTCTCGCAGCGCACGGAGCCTCAAGCCACATGATCAACGCAGGCGGCGACATCCGTACCATGGGCGAAAACGCCAAGGGCACCGCGTGGACCATTGCCATTCAGGACCCGGACAAGCAGGGGGTGCATCCCGCTGTCATCACCATGAACACCGGTGCCATAGCCACCTCCGGCGGCTATGAGGTGTTCTACGATAAGCAGCGCCTCTACTCGCACCTTGTCAGCCCTGTTTCCGGCAAAAGCCCGAACAACATGGCTTCCGTGTCCGTCACCGCCCCCTCCGTCATGGAGGCGGACGCACTGGCAACGGCTGTCAGCATCATGCAGACCCGCGCGGGGCTGCAGTTCATGAACAGCCTGCCCGGACGCGAGGCCCTCATCATCACCAAATCCGGCGAGATGTTCCCCACGCACCGCTGGGGTTAGCATCCGCAGGCAAGACCATCCGACAACGCAACAAAGGCCGTCCCATCCGGGGCGGCCTTTTCTCATTTGATGCATCCATGCTGCACCTTACAACACGGGGCATAGCATCACCCCGCCAGTGCCAACGGCACGTCACCCCCTGCCCGGCAGAACAGGCCGAGGCGGTTCGGCAGCAGGTCTGGCAAAGAGATACCCCTGCACAAGACGCGCCCCATGCGCCTTCAGCCACTGCCACTCGGCCACCGTCTCCACGCCCTCGGCAATGGAAGGAATATCCAACCGGGTCGCAAGTTCCAGCAGGTTTTCCGTAATACGTGCCTTGTAGGAATCGGAATCCACATTCCGCACGAGCTGTATATCCAGCTTGATGTAGTCCGGCCTGAGCTGCGAAAGCAGGTTCAATGATCCGTAGCCCGCTCCCAGATCGTCCAGCGCCACGCGGAAACCTCGTTCCCTGTAGTAATCCAGCACAGAAAGCAGATGCCCCACATCGCCCACATGATCGCTTTCCACTACTTCAAAGACCACATTGGCCGGAGTAAAACCAGCCTCTTCCATGGCCTCCAATGTGGTGCGCAGACAGAACTCCGGCTTGTAGATGGCCGTGGGATTGAAATTGATAAAGACCATTGCATCGCCCCGACAACGCCGCGCATCGCGAATTGCCGCAAGACGGCATGCCCTGTCCAGATTGAACAGAATGTCGGCATCACGGGCCACGGAAAACATGCGGTCCGGAGCAATAATGCTGCCATCGTTCTCCATCCCTCTGGCAAGGCACTCGTAGGCATACACCTCAAGCGGAGCCTCGGCGCGTACAATGGGATGAAAGTATGTGACAATGCGCTCATCGGCGATAATGCCGGAAAGCCACCGCCCGTGCATCCGCGCAAGAAGGGCAGAAAGGGGCTGCGCACGAAGTATATCGCACACAGAAACAATGCTGCCCCGCTTCAGGGTCAGGGTACGTGTATCACGGGCTTCAAGAGCACCCAAGGTGCAGAAATAGTCTGAACAGAGCCGCTCCACCCCTCCCGGTCCGTAAGGAATGGCAAACACTCCGTGCGTGACCAGTTCATACGGCATTCCCGCGCCGTCAAGATACCTCCCAAGCGACTGACGGGCCTCGGTGATAGGCGGAACAACATACAAAACCCCCTCATCGGGCGGGGAATCGGGCAGCATCTCACAACGGGGACAGGGGGTGCGCATGGTTCGTTCTCCGGCTCAGCGTCCCGCCCCGGTCGGGCGGTTTCCCCAGTATATACCTAAGAGCACACGCCTGCGCAACGGCTCTGTCAATACCATGCATGTCCGGACATTCGGTTCTTGGCCCCTTGTCCCGGCTGCTATGCAAGCCCTCCCGCAGCCCGCAAATAATACTGGCAAAACTACGGCCTTCGCATACAGTAAGCACTCCATCACCAGCCCGAACGGAGGAAAAACGATGCGGAACATTCTTGTGGCAACTTTTGTCGCCTTGGCACTGCTCTTTTGCAACGCGGCTCCCGGCATGGCGGAATCACAACGCCATGTCTTTGCCAACATCACCACAAACGATACCAACCGGGCCGCCATGGCCATTCAGTTCACACGCGCCATCATGAAAAACAAAGGCATGCAGGCCACGCTGTTTTTCAATACCTACGGCGTGGAACTCGTGCATGCGGGCAAGCCCTCTCCCCGCTATGCGGACGGGCAGACCATTGCCGACATGCTGCGGCAGTTCATGGATGAGGGCGGCACCGTGCTTGCCTGTCCCATGTGCATGAAGCATGTGGGCAGCATGACCACAGCCGATCTGCTGCCCGGCGTCTCCGCGCGGGAAGGCGGCGGCGTGGAGGCGGTAACAAGACCGGACACGCTGGTGCTTTCCTATTAACCACAACACCTGCCCCGGACACGACATGGAAAAGGCCCGCCCGGTTTTTTGACCGGGCGGGCCATGTGCATACGCTGTTCTCCGGACGGACAGGCAGCGTCATTCTCATGACGTGGCATGCGGTCTTCGTGCCACCGTCCGGCAGCCTGTCAAACAGAGATCCGGAAGACATCCGAGAAATATCTGAGAAACATCTGAGGAATATCTGAGCGACACCCGTGAAATATCAGAAAAATATCAGATGGTCAGTGCCTTCTTGGGCTTCTCAAACTGCACGGCTGTTCCATAACAGCAAAAATATTTGCTTCCGTCAGGATGGAAGGCCACGTTCTCCTTGTAGCCTATGATAGCCTGCGCCCCCTTGTTCACGGCACGGGCCGCCAT is part of the Desulfovibrio psychrotolerans genome and encodes:
- a CDS encoding methyl-accepting chemotaxis protein, which codes for MSKQKAALSIKWRILILALLGPVLVASIMAWQRISDIRSDAIDATIQKSRALVLMAEATREEMSRKLSIGVIKPFDELPSDKVIEAVPVVTAMRTAALKAEEAGYQLRVPKVSPRNPVNTPTALELEVLREFTRTNQPEKIIVTNDLVRFFRPIRLTQECLYCHGDPKGERDAVGGIKEGWKVGEIHGAFQIISSLDEVNAAVTRAQFTIAGVTSGILLLIFGVVWSLMNRNIISPLLRIQGFAVSVAGGNLNARPEGDFPAELGEVKDSIESMVGNLKTKMQEAGEKTVEAAAQTTRAEAALEEARQQGEKASSLLTTMQHVASEAADIANKVSLAAEALSAQVDEVSAGMEQQSARTGETATAMEEMNATVLEVARSSGNSAASAEAAREQALTGSKIVEDSVAAISKVHEQAQTLKQEMTLLGKQADDITRIMDVISDIADQTNLLALNAAIEAARAGDAGRGFAVVADEVRKLAEKTMQATKEVGQAIHAIQASARTNIQSMDAAAESVEKATALASQSGAALEKIVHLSEDNSDQVRAIATAAEQQSATSEEINRAVDDISRIAGETADGMTQAAEAVSSLAELAKKLESLITEMRGTSR
- a CDS encoding cytochrome c3 family protein, yielding MSKRYFPIAVLTGILAAVALFGYMTPTQSEAVPTRVLLDNAGGKVVFNHVVHARDYDIACETCHHETVAGDTEPLSCGQCHGAEVTAAWVTGHEASFPKDLQCVTCHHVEFAKNHDWGHKMHEDIASCTDCHHEDTSIEPEPMNCADCHSSEASGALLSLRDAVHVKCQACHQDMFDEQLKGCGNCHGEQNQKDALSAGMLDKKFTKCTYCHSDKALEEVIPNRMTALHDSCMGCHEEKAVGPYKKDECNQCHFR
- a CDS encoding NADH:quinone oxidoreductase subunit RnfC yields the protein MSNAKFSLTYGDKGSFLDGPVPAELRIPLAGHETKTVKKKAVVGAGTLVADHKNAKTGNLHSGIPGTVADITADCVVVAALEAPAEGEAPAVPASPAPVNLASLQGEPLAAALKELGVDTRPLLKKCDTLIINGLNPEPGITFAETMLSAHKATLEAGLGVLRKLSPASKMVLACPEGAQTSLSGVTSAGVKAEYPNSLDELLIAKVSGSEKSSGYRVLPLHTLYNLGRVAETGLPLTEAVVSVQGVNYTVKIGTPVSVLLQHAGHQIADGDMVIVGGPMRGSATANLMLGIGKDTAGLFLIKQGTFAPVTNHQCISCGECVLNCPARIMPGLVSRYVEVRQYDHCTKEGIQHCMECGLCAYYCPARRPMLQIIRLGKHQIALKEAQVSACSLQGEEGVA
- a CDS encoding RnfABCDGE type electron transport complex subunit D yields the protein MAKEALPAAPFLAVGAAPHFHCGTSIQGMMRNILIALAPAVVGALYWYGMEAARVMALSVSTAIVVEVLATRLMNREVMVDDLHAVVYGLLFAFIVPAGAPWWLVVAGSTVTMLMGKMLFGELGGSPVAGPAVGWAFCSVSWPIFMDPDAVLLNTEMINPLTQLKYFGVDKVADFGIPALLSGAQLGALGAAQVGALLIGGIYLIVRGTIRWQAPVGFIVGVLGLGSVYYFIDPTVYASPLFHLFTGSTVLAAFFLMTDTNSSPVGCVSRLVYGIIGGVLVILIRTYGQYPDGVMFAVLLSNMVSPLVDLIKPKPFGAR
- the rnfG gene encoding RnfABCDGE type electron transport complex subunit G — encoded protein: MREIIKMIVVLSAICGLSGFCLSYLKQMTAPAIEMQVLTFVQGPAIQQVLADADNDPIADRKKFVNPVTGKEINVFPALKGGKLVALALEDFGGGFGGDIGVMVGFNVQNDTLTGIGVTTMKETPGLGTVVADARFTKQFRNQPMAISQKSAGGQIDTLSGATISSLGVITAVQNAAKVYQALKSEATETWQ
- the rsxE gene encoding electron transport complex subunit RsxE, with the translated sequence MASMWKEFSKGLWAELPPFRLMLGLCPILAVTKSAENGLGMGLAVIFVLTMSNAVISLIRNIIPKKVRIACYIAIAASLVVSVELLMQAYTYPLYQQLGIFVPLIVVNCLILGRAEAFAGKNPVHLAIADGLGMGIGFTLSLTLLGGIRELLGLGTLFGREIFGPGFQPVHFMVEAPGAFVTLGLLLAGMNMLNIVQAKRRGENPAENPMPGCDACRACAMGRE
- a CDS encoding electron transport complex protein RnfA, with the protein product MLEYFLLLISAVFVNNVVLAQYLGQCPYLGCSKEKGVSIGMGGAVIFVMLIATPITWLIQSLVLIPLDLGYLQTIMFILVIASLVQLVEMFLKKAIPPLYSSLGIFLPLITTNCAVLGVAILVQRNSYDLGTSVYYSFATGLGFMLALVLLASIRERMEISRLPLSMKGVPAGLVIAGIMSMSFMAFAGMI
- the rnfB gene encoding RnfABCDGE type electron transport complex subunit B encodes the protein MLTSVLSLLALGFIAAVVLSVASRVFYVEEDPRVAAVSEALPGANCGGCGFAGCDAYAAAVIQDPSVSAGLCCAGGPDVAAKVGELSGKAAGGADPQISFRRCVKDQGKVAKKYDYQGLSSCAASAQLEDGPDACRFSCLGFGDCVKVCNFNAMYIENDLVRIDPDKCVACGACVGVCPNHILEMIPRRARVQVFCSTKDKMKDVMNVCEAGCINCGKCIKKCPATAISNPDGRIQIDQAVCLAYGPDCEEACVEACPRNILRLMCSVSSAAKAREAAAAAAAAPAQAPEQPQPTA
- a CDS encoding FAD:protein FMN transferase, translated to MYTNRRQFLTACGLLGLGAAVNGALPMVCEAARVGKEHSVHQTRLMMGTIVTITALHESKQLGEEAVGRAFEEIARLEGIFSRYDAATPVSVLNDQGKVSGIPAELAEVMDRALRFGSLSDNAFDITVKPVVDLYRAKKNLNGALTLSKDEFEHALSLVGHDGVRVSGSNVRLARQGMGITLDGIAKGYIVDKASAVLAAHGASSHMINAGGDIRTMGENAKGTAWTIAIQDPDKQGVHPAVITMNTGAIATSGGYEVFYDKQRLYSHLVSPVSGKSPNNMASVSVTAPSVMEADALATAVSIMQTRAGLQFMNSLPGREALIITKSGEMFPTHRWG
- a CDS encoding EAL domain-containing protein, yielding MRTPCPRCEMLPDSPPDEGVLYVVPPITEARQSLGRYLDGAGMPYELVTHGVFAIPYGPGGVERLCSDYFCTLGALEARDTRTLTLKRGSIVSVCDILRAQPLSALLARMHGRWLSGIIADERIVTYFHPIVRAEAPLEVYAYECLARGMENDGSIIAPDRMFSVARDADILFNLDRACRLAAIRDARRCRGDAMVFINFNPTAIYKPEFCLRTTLEAMEEAGFTPANVVFEVVESDHVGDVGHLLSVLDYYRERGFRVALDDLGAGYGSLNLLSQLRPDYIKLDIQLVRNVDSDSYKARITENLLELATRLDIPSIAEGVETVAEWQWLKAHGARLVQGYLFARPAAEPPRPVLPGRG
- a CDS encoding DsrE family protein, which codes for MRNILVATFVALALLFCNAAPGMAESQRHVFANITTNDTNRAAMAIQFTRAIMKNKGMQATLFFNTYGVELVHAGKPSPRYADGQTIADMLRQFMDEGGTVLACPMCMKHVGSMTTADLLPGVSAREGGGVEAVTRPDTLVLSY